One stretch of Rhizobium rhizoryzae DNA includes these proteins:
- the hfq gene encoding RNA chaperone Hfq yields the protein MAERSQNLQDLFLNTVRKQKISLTIFLINGVKLTGVVTSFDNFCVLLRRDGHSQLVYKHAISTIMPGQPMQMFETEESAG from the coding sequence ATGGCGGAACGTTCTCAAAATCTTCAAGACTTGTTTCTCAACACTGTTCGCAAGCAGAAGATTTCACTTACTATTTTCCTCATCAATGGCGTCAAGCTGACGGGTGTTGTAACATCCTTCGACAATTTCTGCGTGTTGTTGCGGCGTGATGGTCATTCGCAGCTGGTCTATAAGCATGCGATCTCTACAATCATGCCTGGACAGCCGATGCAGATGTTCGAAACTGAAGAAAGCGCTGGTTGA
- the hflX gene encoding GTPase HflX, whose product MRALVLVPVLKQARSAASGPSDTATPAPRRSDEARLEEAMGLARAIDLTIARGLIIPVSQPKPATLIGTGKIEEIKALLDENDCGLVIVDHPLTPVQQRNLEKEWQAKVIDRTGLILEIFGRRASTKEGTLQVDLAHLNYQKGRLVRSWTHLERQRGGAGFMGGPGETQIEADRRLLQERILKLERELEQVVRTRQLHRAKRRKVPHPIVALVGYTNAGKSTLFNRITGAGVLAENMLFATLDPTLRRMKLPHGRTVILSDTVGFISDLPTHLVAAFRATLEEVLEADLILHVRDMSDPDNGAQSADVLRILDDLGIDEKERGERIIEVWNKIDRLEPEAHEAVAERALGRENVMAVSAISGEGVDRLMDEISRRLAGVVTETTVVLPPEKLSLISWIYENAMVDQREDREDGSVAFDLRLSEQQANALERKLGVFPVAEKEDWER is encoded by the coding sequence ATGCGCGCGCTGGTGCTCGTTCCGGTTTTGAAACAGGCGCGATCTGCCGCTTCCGGCCCGTCTGACACGGCGACACCTGCGCCGCGCCGATCCGATGAAGCAAGACTGGAAGAAGCGATGGGTCTGGCTCGTGCCATTGACCTGACGATTGCTCGTGGACTGATCATACCGGTCAGTCAGCCGAAGCCCGCGACACTGATTGGGACCGGCAAGATCGAGGAGATCAAGGCTCTGCTGGACGAGAATGACTGTGGTCTGGTGATCGTCGACCATCCGTTGACGCCGGTGCAACAGCGCAATCTCGAAAAGGAATGGCAGGCGAAGGTGATTGATCGCACGGGTCTCATTCTCGAGATTTTCGGGCGACGAGCCTCCACGAAGGAGGGGACGCTCCAGGTCGATCTTGCGCATCTCAACTATCAGAAGGGTCGCCTCGTGCGAAGCTGGACGCACCTTGAGCGTCAGCGCGGTGGTGCGGGCTTCATGGGTGGTCCGGGTGAAACCCAGATCGAAGCTGACCGTCGACTGCTGCAGGAGCGCATCCTCAAGCTGGAGCGCGAACTCGAGCAGGTTGTGCGCACCCGGCAGCTGCATAGGGCCAAGCGCCGCAAGGTTCCTCATCCGATCGTCGCGCTCGTGGGCTACACGAATGCCGGAAAATCAACACTCTTCAACCGGATCACGGGAGCAGGCGTGCTGGCAGAAAACATGTTGTTCGCCACGCTTGATCCGACGCTTCGTCGCATGAAGTTGCCGCATGGCCGAACTGTCATCCTCTCCGATACGGTCGGCTTCATTTCGGACCTTCCTACCCATCTGGTCGCCGCTTTCCGCGCGACGCTGGAAGAAGTGCTGGAGGCAGATCTCATTCTCCACGTCCGCGATATGTCCGATCCTGATAACGGGGCCCAGTCGGCCGATGTCCTGCGTATTCTCGATGATCTTGGCATAGACGAGAAGGAGCGCGGCGAGCGCATTATCGAGGTCTGGAACAAGATTGACCGTCTGGAGCCCGAGGCGCACGAGGCCGTTGCTGAACGCGCTCTTGGCCGTGAAAACGTCATGGCCGTCTCGGCAATCTCCGGTGAGGGCGTCGATCGTTTGATGGACGAGATTTCACGCCGCCTGGCGGGTGTCGTGACAGAGACGACCGTCGTGCTTCCGCCGGAAAAGCTGTCGCTGATTTCGTGGATCTATGAAAATGCCATGGTCGACCAGCGAGAGGATCGGGAAGATGGTTCTGTCGCTTTCGATCTGAGACTTTCCGAGCAACAGGCGAACGCCCTTGAACGGAAGCTAGGCGTTTTTCCGGTGGCTGAAAAGGAAGATTGGGAGCGGTAA
- the mazG gene encoding nucleoside triphosphate pyrophosphohydrolase: MQPSKDISDLLKLMASLRDPQTGCPWDIKQDFQTIKPYTIEEAYEVADAIERADLEDLKDELGDLLFQVVFHAQMAEEAGAFSFADVVEAITTKMIRRHPHVFARSDVNTPEAVKLQWDQIKAAEKKDRAERRAKRGLVDDETVGLLGSVSRHQPALVEALKLQERAATVGFDWSEAEPILDKIEEEIAELREALREGQSVKIKDELGDLIFAVVNIGRHVKADPEQALRGTNAKFRNRFRYIETELKKLGKAPAESSLEEMEAFWQAAKGVNPREAAE, translated from the coding sequence ATGCAGCCCTCCAAGGATATCTCCGATCTCCTGAAACTTATGGCATCTCTGCGTGATCCTCAGACGGGATGCCCGTGGGATATCAAACAGGATTTCCAGACCATAAAGCCCTACACGATCGAAGAAGCCTACGAAGTGGCGGACGCGATTGAGCGTGCTGATCTGGAAGATCTGAAGGATGAATTGGGAGATCTGCTGTTTCAGGTCGTGTTTCATGCACAGATGGCGGAAGAAGCAGGCGCATTCAGCTTTGCCGATGTCGTTGAAGCGATTACGACGAAGATGATCAGGCGGCATCCACACGTCTTCGCACGTTCGGATGTCAATACGCCAGAAGCGGTCAAACTCCAGTGGGATCAGATCAAGGCCGCCGAAAAGAAAGATCGCGCCGAGCGACGTGCAAAGCGCGGATTGGTTGACGATGAGACTGTCGGCCTCCTGGGTTCCGTATCTCGTCATCAACCTGCTCTTGTCGAGGCACTGAAGCTGCAGGAACGCGCGGCAACTGTTGGCTTCGACTGGTCGGAAGCAGAACCAATTCTCGACAAGATCGAAGAAGAGATCGCAGAATTGCGAGAGGCTCTGCGAGAGGGGCAATCGGTAAAGATAAAAGACGAACTCGGGGACCTGATATTCGCCGTTGTGAACATCGGGCGTCACGTAAAAGCCGATCCCGAGCAGGCTTTACGTGGTACCAATGCAAAATTTAGAAACCGATTCAGATATATAGAAACGGAACTTAAGAAATTGGGGAAGGCTCCTGCGGAATCCTCGCTTGAGGAAATGGAGGCCTTCTGGCAGGCTGCCAAGGGCGTTAATCCTAGAGAGGCAGCAGAATAG
- a CDS encoding deaminase yields MTPKTIATRLLDVIDNDILPLTERGVALGNKVFGAAILRKADLSLVLAETNNELENPLWHGEVHTLKRFYEMAERPDPRELIFLSTHEPCTMCMSAITWAGFDNFYFFFSHEDSRDAFAIPHDLKILKEVFGLEPGGYKRQNAFWKSFAISEMADSEEEKLRAELHERIDTIKARYDALSESYQQSKSDNGIPLN; encoded by the coding sequence ATCGACAATGACATCCTCCCGCTCACCGAGCGCGGAGTGGCCCTCGGCAACAAGGTGTTTGGTGCCGCCATCCTCCGCAAGGCGGATCTCTCACTGGTTCTTGCAGAAACCAACAACGAACTCGAAAATCCCCTCTGGCACGGCGAAGTGCATACGCTGAAGCGTTTCTATGAAATGGCGGAGCGGCCGGACCCACGCGAACTCATTTTCCTGTCCACCCATGAACCCTGCACCATGTGCATGTCGGCAATCACCTGGGCAGGTTTCGATAACTTCTATTTCTTTTTCAGCCACGAAGACTCGCGTGACGCCTTTGCCATCCCCCACGATCTGAAGATCCTGAAGGAAGTGTTCGGCCTGGAACCCGGCGGTTACAAGCGGCAGAACGCATTCTGGAAATCCTTCGCGATCAGCGAAATGGCCGATAGCGAGGAGGAAAAGCTTCGTGCCGAACTTCATGAGCGTATCGATACCATCAAAGCCCGGTATGATGCACTCTCGGAAAGCTATCAGCAAAGCAAGTCCGACAACGGCATTCCCCTGAACTGA